The stretch of DNA TTATTTCAGTTACAAATTTTTTGAAGTAGTTAACAAAGTTTCTTTCGCCAAACGAGTTTGTAAATCTACAATCAAATTATCGCCACTTCGTCGCGCTTCCCACGAACCAGAATAATGTAAACCAATGTTCCACTTACCCTGCATATAATCCTCTTTTTGTGAGATTGTGCCTGTATAAGTAACTGGTGCATTTGAGGTTACTAAATAGCACTTCGTAAAGCTGAGACTACGCCCGATTACATCACCATTAACGGTTGCTTCTCCTAAATAGCTATCATCTAGGATAGAACCTGTCAAAGCATTTCCGCTCTGCACAAACGCGGCTTCAAATCGTGTTGGTATTTCATCTTGCCAATATGTGCCTAACCAATTACCGCTTATGTCTGTCATAGAATTTTCAGTAATTGTTATGAGCATAATTTTAACTCTAGTTACTCAAACTTGTTTTTACTTCCAGGCTGCGCCATAAATACCAACAGGCCAAGGAACGGTAAGGTTCCCATTTCTGCCCTAAATCCTCGACAGTTTTTTTATTAGGGAGTTGGGCTAAACCATACAGGTTGCGAATGGCGGCACGAATACCTAAATCATCTACAGGCAGAACATCCAGCCGATGTAAGCGAAACATTAATAACATCTGAACTGTCCAACGCCCAATACCCTTGATTGGTATTAAGGCTTTGATTATTTCCTCATCATTCATCGTCTGCAATTGTTCCACAGTCGGTAATCCATCTGTGACTTTTTGAGCTAAATCTTTTAGATACACAATCTTAGGACGTGAAATCCCAGCAGTACGCAAAACTTCATCTGGGGTATTCAGGATACCTAAAGCTGTTGGTAGATTTTGCGGATAAAGCAGCAAAAATCTACTGTGAATGGCGGCTGCTGCTTTACCAGATAATTGTTGGTAAAGGATTGACCTTGAGAGCGAAAACAGCAAGTCTTGTGTTTGTTGCACTTGATAGAGTTGGCAATCTCCTACTGCTTCGATAACATTTGCCAAGATAGAATCTGAGTTTTTGAGTGTTTGGATTGCGGTTGAGTAATCCATTCTATTGCCCAGTCATCTTCAAGAGATCGCTCTAAACTCTATCATCTTTTGAATTAAGTTAATTTTGCGGTAAGCTTTTGTGGTTAACAAACAATTTATTAGCCTCATCAGCAGCAAAAAATACTGTTATGAGTCAGGATGCCTATCCAGCTAATTGGAAACAAATCGCCACAGCACTTAAGGCTGCTTCTAATTGGCGTTGTACTCGCTGTGATCGCTTATGCTTACGCCCCGATGAAAAAGCACCTCATTTATCCCTATCTCAACGCAAAGCCTACACCTTGCAGGTACATCATTGGAATTGCGACCCAACTGATAATCGTCTCGATAACTTAGTTTGCCTATGTAGTGGCTGTCACCTTTACTATCACCGCTTTGGACGTGGTAACGTTTCGCCTGGGCAATTATCTTTGTTTGACCAAGTTTCAACGATTTTGCCATCTACAATCTGTTGAATGTAGCTATAAAAGTCTGTTATATTACCCCTTAACCCGGAAACCGCCGCATCATCTCCGCCAACTCAACAGCCTCCCCATCAACTGTATAAACCACGTTACCCGACATCGCCAGCACGATCCTCTGCTTCCTCGCCCACTCAAACCAAGCACCCACATCAGCAGTGACAGTATTCTTGCCCTTAGCCCCACTCTTGCAGGAATTAATAAACAGGCCAGTGGGATTATCACACCAGCCTTCAGCGATGTCTACGACAAGCCGCAAAGCGTCTACGCATCCTTCACCCTAGCGATCGCACCTTGCACATTATCCCAATGCTTTTTGATCACCCCCAAGCAAGGCTGAGGATTAATCCGCAACCGCCTTAACTCGTTACAAACCTCCGCAATTTCTTGCTTAGACACATTAAAATCAGCTTCAGTCGCCGCCCCGGAAAGTTCGTCCTCATGATGGTCTTCCTCGTTAGTTGAGTCATCCTGTTCTTGCTCATCAACGAAGCGAGAAGTCTGGGATTGCTCTGGTTCTTGGGTTAAACAAACTGATTCGGGTTCGCTGTCCGAGATTTGGCTTTCTTCCAGTTCACCTTTTTCTTCCTCAGCAGCAGCGTGTTGTTGTGAAGAGAACTCTTTAGGGGTGAACTCTTTGATATCATCTGCTTGTTGTGAACACATGGATGCTGGCATTATAGACATATCGATATGTTCATCGAGGAATAATTGGACAGCGATTGTGTTAACGCTGTACCAATTCGCTTGATAGTAAGTCTTGGCAGACAGTTTTTCTATCGCTATTAACCCCAGTGATTTCAGGAGTGCGATCGCTCGTCTGACGGTGCTAACAGACAAAGACAATTCTGCTGCCCATTGTGGATAGGTTTTCCAAAACCATTTCACGCCATCAATTGTTTTACCGCCTTTGATACTCATCCAGTAATGGGCTTGCTGTAAAACAGTGGCCGCACTACGTCCGATTTGAGATGCAAGTGCGGGAGAATATAGTGCGTGCTGACCATCAATTAGGAGTTTGCTCATACTTTTACCCACTGTCTAAAATGGCATATCCTTTTGTTCTTCAACTGATGCTTGCGACCAAAACTCTCTGAGCTTTTGGAGCTTCGCTGCTTGAAACTGCTGTTTCTCTTCGGGTGACACTTCACCAACCAATCGCTCAACCTCAGCCCGTTGCCGTTCCTTCAACTGCTCAACAGTGGCCGCAGGGAGGGCTAATGGTTGATTCTCTTGGGATGGTCGGAAGTTGCGACGGCGGTACAAGAACCTAAAGTGGCGTTTGTCTTGTGAAGGAAGCGATCGCCAGACTTCGGCATCCCAGCCGGGGGGTATGAAATCGGCTGATGGGGGCAGTAGGTTTTGGATTTGGGCTTGGAGTTGGGCGATCGCCTGTTGCATCGCCGGAATAGCTTGGAGCAGTGCCAACTGTTCATTGCTGAGGGTCTGCGGAGAGTAACCCGTTTGCGACCAGATGAATACCCGCAGCCCTGCCCTGGCAACCATGCGGTAATTGTTGACGGCGATTTGCTTACCTTTGTATTTACGTGCGTCTACAGCGTAGTATTCGAGAATCGCGTGGCAAAGTTCGTCAATTACGTACAAGCTCCCGTGAGAGTCGTTCGTTTCCAGTCTCAAACGTTGACCAGCAAATGGTTTTAGCGTTTCTGGAAGAGTATTCGTTTCCGGCTCGGAATCCTCAATTTGTGTTAGTAAATTAGAAATGGCAGAACTAGAACCTTCAGCCAGTCCACAGAAATTGGACAAAGCTCTGATTGTCATTCCGCTAACCCCATCACTTTGACGGGTACAAAATCCTAACTCGTCCTTGGTTTGAAATGTAATCGCGTCCATAGCTCCTCCGAATTTTTGACGCATGGAACTGTCGCGGCATTGCAACTATGCCGTCAGGTAGGTTAAACTTCTGCAACTAAAATTTATTGACTAGTAATAAATGCTTAGTAATCTTGAGCGATCGCACTAACGATACTCAAAGCTTGTTGAGGAGTAATAGCTTGTTCAGGGTTTTTGTAAAAACCAAGGATTTTAGATTTAGGACGGACGATAATGGTTTGCCCTGTAGTGCATTTATCCCAAACAAAGCAGGAAATAGTGATGTTGTCGGTAGCCCAGCGAGTACCCCGTTTGTCTCTCCTAAAGCAAAAGCGGGGCAGAATTAAAACCAGTGAAGGCGAATGCTGTTCTAAAAAATCGGCCCGATCATCACAAGGTTCCAAGAAACTGGTCAATAGAAATGCGGCAACTCCTATACGTGCTTTGGTATAAGCATTTTTGATAATCGGTGCAGCATCTTGCGCGTATGGCGGATTAGTACAAACCCAATCGCAATCAGGGAATACTTGCCAAGATTGGGCATCGGTAGCATCTAAGTGAAAGTGAGCCTGTTTATTGGGGTCAATGTCGTTAGTCCAAATAGATTTTGTGTGCGGCCATGCTTCTAATAGAGAAGATATCGCGCCCATCCCTACACACGGTTCGCCAATAGTCCCAGATAATTTTACCTGACGCAGTAGTTCTGTAGTGAACCACGAAGGAGACTCGTAAAAGTTGAGAGGATGTCGAGTGATGGGTTCGATTGGAGTAACTGTAGTCGCTGGTATTAATAGTGTTGTGGTAGTCATCTAAACCTCTATTTGATTTAATAGGTTTTGATTTCTAACAATCTCCCTTATAAGTGCTTTTAAACACAGCAATAGACGCAATAATCTTGTTTCAGGTATGAAGTAGCTGCCAGTTTACTCAAAATGAAGAAGTAAATGGGGTTCTTTGCTCTGTCAAAAGTATGTCGGCGTTATGAATAACTCATGCAGTTGTAAATAATTTCCGCAAAGCGATTGCATTGCTCCTTTTAGCGATCGCTTTTGTTTTAACGTAGACAAGTCAGACTATAACATTTACAATATGGTGGAGTCAAGTGAAACTTGTCGAGAATTGATTATGTTGGAGCTAAATATAGTTGCTAGTGTAAATTGGAATGCCACGTATGGAGAACGATTAAGAGAAATGCGTGGCAAGGTTCCTATGCAACGCCTAGCAGATGAAGTAAGCGAAAAATATGGGTATCGAGTAACTAAACAATATATTCAAATGTTAGAACGTCCTTTTGGCGAAAAAGCCTCTAAAACAGTCTCTTTTATACTATTACGTTATATATGTGCTGCATTAGGTAATGATGTTCAGTCCCTTTTTGGTTCTCCTAAAATTATAGAGCAGAACAAGTAACCCTTGACAAAAGACAAGTGTGACTTTACTATGAAATTGTAA from Nostoc sp. HK-01 encodes:
- a CDS encoding DNA-3-methyladenine glycosylase II, which codes for MDYSTAIQTLKNSDSILANVIEAVGDCQLYQVQQTQDLLFSLSRSILYQQLSGKAAAAIHSRFLLLYPQNLPTALGILNTPDEVLRTAGISRPKIVYLKDLAQKVTDGLPTVEQLQTMNDEEIIKALIPIKGIGRWTVQMLLMFRLHRLDVLPVDDLGIRAAIRNLYGLAQLPNKKTVEDLGQKWEPYRSLACWYLWRSLEVKTSLSN
- a CDS encoding DNA-damage-inducible protein → MDAITFQTKDELGFCTRQSDGVSGMTIRALSNFCGLAEGSSSAISNLLTQIEDSEPETNTLPETLKPFAGQRLRLETNDSHGSLYVIDELCHAILEYYAVDARKYKGKQIAVNNYRMVARAGLRVFIWSQTGYSPQTLSNEQLALLQAIPAMQQAIAQLQAQIQNLLPPSADFIPPGWDAEVWRSLPSQDKRHFRFLYRRRNFRPSQENQPLALPAATVEQLKERQRAEVERLVGEVSPEEKQQFQAAKLQKLREFWSQASVEEQKDMPF